The Molothrus ater isolate BHLD 08-10-18 breed brown headed cowbird chromosome 10, BPBGC_Mater_1.1, whole genome shotgun sequence sequence GGGGCAGTTTGAAGTCCTCTTGTAAAAGGGAATTCAGAACAACACTTAAAAGTATCAGAACTGATCCAGTCAGTTACAAAGAAAGCAACAAGAGATATTTACCTTTTCTGTAttcttaggtttttttaaaagaaataagtCTGTTtattcaaaacaaattttacaAAACAACTGTCTTTCTGTGGTACAGAGTAAAGTTTAAGAATAAATATTGAATACTTTGTATAAAAATTAGTAATATCAAAGGGAAACTGAtgcaaaccaaacaaacagataaaaaaatagcattaaataTGCTGTGCAACAATATCAAACTCTTAATGAGGAGTGACCATTCAGGCTGATACAGTTTTATTTGAAGTAAAACCTATCAGCCCTGCATTGGAGCACTGAGACTATTGTTAAAAAAGATTCCTGATGGAAGTGTACAGATCTTCAATTGTGTTTAGAACCAGAAAATATGAAGTTTTCTATGTCTCTTCTACTTTTTGAAAGGAGTGCCTTcatgctttcctttttattcaaCAAGCAACTTCTTTTCactgcagcaaaagaaaatgcataCTACAAATACCAAGGCCCTTTTAAGATTAAGAAACAATCCAAACAAAGCTCAAACCAACTGTAAAACAAAGTATTTCAATGGTCAAAGTGGTGATTTTCAGATAATGGCAACTACATTTAAGCAGCATTTTAGATGTTAGCTAGTTAAAGCTACTTAAAGATTACCTTCCTTTTGCATGTATGAGTGAAAACAAATCCCAACACGTAGGTATGCTGGAAGACTATAGTCTTACTAGCACATTTTGGTTGCATACTGCATATGAAGACCCTCTTTCCCTTCAGTGAACAGGGTGGCTTTTTAGCAGTGCAgtttttctgtgcagctttGTTGATTTAAATGGCTCACAAGAAGTCAGAAATCTGATGAAGCAGCTTTCCTTCAATATACAATATTTTCTCtatatgtgtatttattttctctgtatgCAACAGGTTATAAAAGATCTACATCCCCAGTACTATTATCCATTTGTTTAGGCAAGAAAAGAATGAGATTTGTTCCTTCTGAAGTATAGCTGTTATACTCGTCAGTTGTTCTGACACTGATAAATGATTTCTTTGTCAGCTCTTTATATGCCCAACATTTGGGACCAGTTAGGAATCTTATTATCTTCCTTCTGCAAAACCAATGATAGAAAGTTACATGTTTGACTTAGTTCCAGTAACTACCTACCCTCCATCTGAACAGCTTAGAGAACAGTCAGCAAGCTCCCTCCTGGATTCTGTCTGCACTGACAGATGCCATTATCCATTCAAACCAGAAAACCTGCAGCATGGCTCCAAGAGCAGTAGCAGTTAGTTACACCAACTTTGCTACTCACAGCTTCAAACTAGCCAGTCCTGTACAGCTGCCACAGGTTTGGCAATGAGCAACTAAGATATCTGTCCTGAGAGTCTGTGGAAGCACCATGACTGAGCTGTGCAAGGACTGCAGGCAGCCTACAGCTCTGGTTCTCTGCAGTATCTGTATGGCACCACAGGACAACTCATAAGGGCTGCAGTTTGCAGATTACTTAGCTCTGTTTTGGCTTACAAAGCACAGGCATTTTGTTCCTTTGCAAGTGATATTAACATTGAGATATATTTAAGGTACAGGAGTTTGTGGACACCAACAACCCTGaaattttaaagacaattttGACTTCGGGAGAAATATTTTAGTTATTATGATTTGTGTACTGAGTTTGTGTGAATCACCATCTCCCTATCCCTTCAATGCAAAGTCAATGTTTGTACAGAAAATATCCTCCCTCTCTGTTAGTACAAGCatgaaattttggtttttttaagtctttaagTCTTTACCTAGCTCTAAGTAACATTCCTGGGGACTTTTGCTTGCTTTTCACCTCTAGAATACTGGAAAACAGAAGCATTATTAGAAGAAAACTAACTTAACTTATTTGCTTGTTAAAGATTGGACTTTTTAAACGTGCTGATTCAGTCTTTggaagacagagaaatattagCCCAACCAGTCACATGAATGGTATTTGATTTTTGTAGCTTCAGGTTCTAAAGGGGGTTCCTTTGTTATTTAACCACCAAGTCAGAGGGCATCCAAATACTGTTTCCCTATTTCAAAGATTTAGGCAGCTTTGAGAAAACAATTGTAGCAGGTCTTCACTTCTAGCACTCACTATTTCTCAGCTGTGCAGGTCCAGACTGACTTTATATGAAGCACTGAGAAATGGTGAATATTTGTAGAGAGTTTACACTACCTTAAACTACTGTGATAGTCTCATTCATCAAGTCAGAAGTTCCACTTTCCTCATGCTTTGAAAGGTCTACTCCATTCTGATATAACAGGGAGTTTTTTGCCACATGCCTTAGTTCACATAGCTTTTATAAAAACCATCAAGACTTATTGACAAGTTCAAAGAAACAGGTATTTTCAACAAGCATTTCAAAGTCTAGAAGTCAAGTCTGTTATAGTTCACTTATAATCCAGACTTGTATCGCTTGAAGAGTGTAAAAGAACAGGCTACAATGTAAAAAGTACAAATACAACAGGAGAGTTATTCCAATAAGTCTCTGAACAGAACCTGAGACCCTGGGACcatcttcttcctctccctctgcccaccccaAGTATTCATGTGTAAATTTTACCTCTTTCCATGTTTACATACATTTTGGATAAACACCTAAAATGTTGTTGCTCTGTCTTGGCTCAGTGGATCTTCAATGCAGATATTCAAGTATTaagaaaatgcagctgaacAAGGATACGTGTCCACATAGTACAGTTTACAGAGAAGCACAATATTGACTAGTCTGCAGTACATTCtaccccaaatccctgaagTAATCTTTTTAACGTTGGGATCTGTAGCCTGCTTCCAGAGCTGGCGAAGATCATCTACGTGTCCATGAGATGTCATCATCTTGTTATAAATGCAGGGATGATATGGAGCCTTTCCTTccccagaaaaaaatacatgatATTGTGGTACAATTCCCATTTTATTGGCACAGAGACCCATGAAAACATCATCTATATAAAGCCTTGTATTCAGAGTCAATGAAGCCTCATAGACTTTAGCTGCTACATCATTTGATATTACAtatgcagctcctgctgtgtaGTCAGGGTAAGAGGGCCACTGGTACATTTCATATGGAACATAGTATTTGCTCCTCCTGTCTCTTACGGGAGGGGATCCGCGATGGACACGACCAATCCAGAGATCTTGAGCACCCATTTGTGTGAGGCTTTGGAGATAAGCAATGAGATTTGGCATATGGATAAATATGTCATCATCTGCAGACATAATGAACCTGGCATGAGGACAGTAGGCATTCACCCAGCTAAACTGCAAAAGCAATTTAAGAGTGAGATTGTGAAAAGTATCCAAGAAGTCTTGCTGAATCAAATCCTGGTATTTCTGGTCTTCGAGCTCAAGTtctctttgctgctgtgttttctgcagaTGGTGTGTTGGTCGTCCTAAAGCAAAAAGGGTTTTAATGTTGGCATTAAGTTGAGAACGAACATACTTCTCATCTCCCCAAGGTTTGTCTGATTGCATCCCTTCGATAACGGTTTTCAGGAGAAGACTTCACAAACAGTAGGAGAAGGACATCCTGCTGCTGACATTTCTCTCTGTGGTTGATCAAGTACTGGTAGCTTGATACCCTGTTCAGGTTATCCCTGCTGATAGACAGGCTGTCATTCACAAAATGGTAGCTATTTATGAGGTATCTGTAGGAATAGGACTTCATATGGCTCACAATTTGATTATCAAATGGTACCCAAAAAATCATGAGACACAGTATGAAGCAAGTGGCACATAGCTgcaaaaaatggcattttctgaCTCTTCTGGGACTAACAAACATTCTGATGCAGTTTTTATAATCCTTATTGTTGTTCAGGATCAGTGTTTTTACAGTGCCTGTGTTTTACTTTAAGAGCACAGTGTCACCCTTCAAGACCAGTGTCCCTTGTAAGGCATGATGTCTTTCATTCAGTATCCTTGTGAAGACAGCTTTGTTCACAGACTTCACAAGTCATCTTTCTCAAAATACGTTTTTCTTTGATTGAAAGAACACAGGGAGTTTTGAAAGAAGAGACTTGCAGATAAGTATTTTCTCTTTGGGGCATCTTGAAGCAAACACTACAGCTCTAGTCTGAAGTTCTAGTGTTTCTTTCCTTCATGAAGATGAACACCTGCCAATTCTgaaggagaagaggagaaaatttTAAGTGAGCTGTTATCAACACATTTGGTTTTAGGTTTGGTCATGGAAATGAGCTGACTTCTCAGTCACTGCCCATCACCACCCGCATACACACGTCTGTCCCACTcctcaaaataacaaaaaaagagcCGACAGGCAGCGAGGCGGTCAGTGCCCGGAGCAAGCTTGTGGAGGCCAAGTGAGTGAGAGATGAGACTGACACAGAAACCTCTTTCTTAGAAACCCCCAGTATCGTTAGCCGGCAGATGACAATCTCTTAAAATTCTTCTAAGCCCGGAGAGCGCCGCGCGCCACAAACGGCCGGGTTTACAAATTGTCTTTGGGCCGGCATCTGCTGCGCCCGGAGCTAGGCGGAGCCTGCGACTGCTCCCGGCCAGCGAGGGCCGGGCCAGCGCTCGGGGTCCCGCCCGGCCGCGCTCCGTGttcccgccccgccgcccccttGTCCGCGCCGCTCCTTCCCCATCAGCCCTGAGGGCGCCGCGATGGTCTCGTCCCGCACCTCGGTGCCCGCGAAGGCCCAGGCCGGCCCCGCCACTCCGCCCGACCCCGCTGGCCTGAGGGGAGCGGCCGTTGGGCCCAACGGCTGAGGGGCGTGAGGCGCCGCCAGCCCGGGCAGCCGTTAGCGCCAGGCCGCTCCGGGCACCCGAGCTAGGGGGACACACGGACTgacacacggacacagacacacaggctCTGCGTGT is a genomic window containing:
- the B3GNT5 gene encoding LOW QUALITY PROTEIN: lactosylceramide 1,3-N-acetyl-beta-D-glucosaminyltransferase (The sequence of the model RefSeq protein was modified relative to this genomic sequence to represent the inferred CDS: deleted 1 base in 1 codon), translated to MFVSPRRVRKCHFLQLCATCFILCLMIFWVPFDNQIVSHMKSYSYRYLINSYHFVNDSLSISRDNLNRVSSYQYLINHREKCQQQDVLLLLFVKSSPENRYRRDAIRQTWGDEKYVRSQLNANIKTLFALGRPTHHLQKTQQQRELELEDQKYQDLIQQDFLDTFHNLTLKLLLQFSWVNAYCPHARFIMSADDDIFIHMPNLIAYLQSLTQMGAQDLWIGRVHRGSPPVRDRRSKYYVPYEMYQWPSYPDYTAGAAYVISNDVAAKVYEASLTLNTRLYIDDVFMGLCANKMGIVPQYHVFFSGEGKAPYHPCIYNKMMTSHGHVDDLRQLWKQATDPNVKKITSGIWGRMYCRLVNIVLLCKLYYVDTYPCSAAFS